TTAAAAGCAATGTTTTTGCTCATTGTTTCTTAGTTTTATAACGTGTTGTTTTAAAGTACAAATATTGGTGCTTGAAGGCACCACATTGTACTATGTTTGTTCATGTTATAAATTCTTATTAACTTTGCCTTCCTCATTGAGTAATAATTTTGTGTCCCCAATAAACCTTTTGTCAGACAGCTGTTAATTATTACAGTTATCTCTCATGCTTGGATTCTGAAGTAATTTAAACTTGTTAGCTGTTTCAGATTAAGATTTTAATAAGAAGATTCACACAGTAGAGAATATGATTGAAAAAGACACATAATGAACCGGATGTATTCAATTGCAGTCATGATTTatcctgttttctttgttttataaatcAGGTCAAGTCGATTGGGCTGCTCTGGCACAAGCATGGATTGCTCAGAGAGAGTCCACTGGGCAAACCGTTGTGGATCAGCAAGGAATGCAACCTAATGGACAGGAAATGCCAGGACTAGATCCTGGGCCTAACAATCATGGGAATTTTCAGGGTGACCCTAATTTTAATAGAATTTGGCAGCCAggtatgtttttttaatgttatttacaatttattaattttttaatgtactacttatgtttcatttttgacaaattctctcttttccttccttAGAAATTCAGAGTACATCCATAATATCCCTAAATACATTTTgtcattgtttaaaaatgttactaaAAGTGTTACtagtgggggcggcacggtggtgcagtgggtagcgctgctgcctcgcagttaggagacccaggttcgctttctgggtcctccctgcgtggagtttgcatgttctccccgtgtttgcgtgggcttcctccgggtactccggttttctcccacggtccaaaagcaggttaggtgcattggcgattctaaattgtccccagtgtgtgcttggtgtgtgggtgtgtgtgtgtacaccctgcggctgctcagggtttgtttcctgccttgtgcactgtgttggctgggattggattcagcagacctccgtgaccctgtagttagagtatagtgggttggatgatggatggatggatgttactagTAGCTGGTTTCTTGCCATTGACATGACATGATATAGATATGTCCCTTTTCAATAGCAGACCAGCCAGTACAGAGTGCATTGTACTGAGTTCATCTCATGTTTTTGTTGCGAACATTCGAAGTATTGTGTTTCCCTATGTAGAGTTGGATGCAAAAAAAGTTCTTTTCACTACCTTATTTTCTTATCAGATTGGGCGATCTGGCATGAAGAGTGTGAGaaaataagtcaaaaataaaCTTGTAGAAAAGATTGGAATTTGTGGACTTTT
The sequence above is a segment of the Polypterus senegalus isolate Bchr_013 unplaced genomic scaffold, ASM1683550v1 scaffold_512, whole genome shotgun sequence genome. Coding sequences within it:
- the LOC120522318 gene encoding arginine/serine-rich protein PNISR-like → MWDQGSQPWQHWPLSQQQWVQNFQHQQDPGQVDWAALAQAWIAQRESTGQTVVDQQGMQPNGQEMPGLDPGPNNHGNFQGDPNFNRIWQPGMFF